A region of Myxococcus stipitatus DSM 14675 DNA encodes the following proteins:
- a CDS encoding carbon starvation protein A: MSLPLIAGVFLAVLALGYRFYGGFIARQFRLDREVPTPAHTKHDGVDFVPTKPFYLLGQHFSAIAAAGPIAGPILAAQQFGWLPALLWIAVGAVFIGAMHDFATLVASVRHGAVSIAEVVRSHLGPTAGLAMLAFIWVALVYVIVAFTDATAATFVSGDAELEGLTFRFNPGGAVAFASIAYLVLAVVMGLVDRYLKPPLWLQTLIFVPATLGVVFLGTRMSTLLVMDAKSWAALILAYCFVASLTPVWVLLQPRGYLGGFVLYAALAVGVVGIFYGGLSGELSIQQPAFVGFEVAGPSGMLFPFLFVTIACGACSGFHGLVCSGTTSKQIDQEPHCKPVGYGAMLLEGFVAVIALATVMIATKADLTGKAPGAVYGAGLGRFLVTVLGKEHLVFATTFGAMAFSTFVFDTLDVSTRLGRYILQELTGKKGRGAAMVATLVTCGVPLLFVFLAGTGAWRSFWTLFGTSNQLLASLSLLGVCVWLKRTGRPFGYALVPMVFVGAVTVTSLVLLVREALLPMSSAVSRVNGVVAVVLLALALSLFTVGARALLARRPPPAPAPAV; the protein is encoded by the coding sequence ATGAGCCTCCCTCTGATTGCCGGAGTGTTCCTGGCGGTGCTGGCCCTGGGCTATCGCTTCTACGGGGGCTTCATCGCCCGGCAGTTCCGGTTGGACCGCGAGGTCCCCACGCCCGCGCACACGAAGCACGACGGCGTGGACTTCGTGCCGACGAAGCCCTTCTACCTGTTGGGGCAGCACTTCAGCGCGATTGCCGCGGCGGGCCCTATCGCGGGCCCCATCCTGGCGGCGCAGCAGTTCGGCTGGCTGCCGGCGCTCCTGTGGATTGCGGTGGGGGCGGTGTTCATCGGGGCGATGCATGACTTCGCGACGTTGGTGGCCAGCGTGCGGCACGGCGCGGTCTCCATCGCGGAGGTGGTGCGCAGCCACCTGGGGCCCACTGCGGGGCTGGCGATGCTGGCCTTCATCTGGGTGGCGCTCGTCTACGTCATCGTCGCCTTCACGGATGCGACGGCCGCCACGTTCGTGAGCGGCGACGCGGAGCTGGAGGGCCTCACGTTCCGCTTCAACCCGGGCGGCGCGGTGGCCTTCGCGTCCATCGCGTACCTGGTGCTCGCGGTGGTGATGGGGTTGGTGGATCGGTACCTGAAGCCCCCGCTGTGGCTCCAGACGCTCATCTTCGTGCCCGCGACGCTGGGCGTGGTGTTCCTGGGCACGCGCATGTCCACGCTGCTGGTGATGGACGCGAAGAGCTGGGCGGCGCTCATCCTGGCGTACTGCTTCGTCGCGTCGCTCACGCCGGTCTGGGTGCTCTTGCAGCCGCGTGGATACCTGGGAGGCTTCGTCCTCTACGCCGCGCTGGCGGTGGGCGTGGTGGGCATCTTCTACGGCGGGCTGAGCGGCGAGCTGTCGATTCAGCAGCCGGCCTTCGTGGGGTTCGAGGTGGCGGGGCCTTCGGGCATGTTGTTCCCGTTCCTCTTCGTCACCATCGCGTGTGGCGCGTGCTCGGGCTTCCACGGGCTGGTGTGTTCGGGCACCACGTCGAAGCAGATCGACCAGGAGCCGCACTGCAAGCCGGTGGGGTACGGGGCGATGTTGCTGGAGGGCTTCGTGGCCGTCATCGCGCTGGCGACGGTGATGATCGCCACGAAGGCGGACCTGACGGGCAAGGCGCCGGGCGCGGTGTATGGCGCGGGCCTGGGGCGCTTCCTCGTCACGGTGCTGGGCAAGGAGCACCTCGTCTTCGCGACGACGTTCGGGGCGATGGCGTTCTCGACGTTCGTGTTCGACACGTTGGACGTGTCCACGCGGCTGGGGCGCTACATCCTCCAGGAGCTGACGGGGAAGAAGGGGCGGGGCGCGGCGATGGTGGCCACGCTGGTGACGTGTGGTGTGCCGCTGCTTTTCGTGTTCCTGGCGGGGACGGGGGCGTGGCGCTCGTTCTGGACGTTGTTCGGCACGTCGAACCAGCTGCTGGCCTCGCTGTCGCTGCTGGGGGTGTGTGTCTGGCTCAAGCGCACGGGGCGGCCGTTCGGTTACGCGCTGGTGCCCATGGTGTTCGTGGGGGCGGTGACGGTCACCAGCCTGGTGCTCCTGGTGCGCGAGGCGCTCCTGCCGATGAGCTCGGCGGTGTCTCGGGTAAATGGCGTGGTGGCCGTGGTGTTGTTGGCGTTGGCGCTGTCTCTCTTCACGGTGGGGGCGCGCGCGCTGCTGGCTCGCCGTCCTCCTCCCGCTCCGGCGCCCGCTGTCTGA